A window of Vigna unguiculata cultivar IT97K-499-35 chromosome 4, ASM411807v1, whole genome shotgun sequence contains these coding sequences:
- the LOC114182336 gene encoding ABC transporter B family member 28: MASSATLFLHYPLRLLLHSPLSTKITKPPLLPRPLLFPRPLHSRFLLPPPRAYVAALASDPNFGDPDPKLFGSGSEKAKPQNVITWSLLCSLLMNHKLRLLLVAATLFASSTCTLSMPLFSGRFFEVLIGARPEPLWKLLTQIGLLYALEPLATIIFVINMNIVWEKIMSTLRAQIFGRILIQKIEFFDKYKVGELTGLLTSDLDSLKNIVSENVSRDRGFRALSEVIGTIFILFSLSPQLAPILGVLMLSVSISIAIYKRSTLPVFKAHGMVQASISDCVTETFSAIRTVRSFGGEKRQMFSFANQVLSFQSSGIKLGTFKSVNESLTRVAVYISLIALYCLGGSKVKAGELSVGTMASFIGYTFTLTFAVQGLVNTFGDLRGTFAAVERINSVFSGVQVDDALAYGLERELRQKTVDDENYKWVLSNISTENNQKNYFHFMSALKTSSNLFSLAWSGDICLEDVYFSYPLRPDVEILRGLNLRLKCGTVTALVGPSGAGKSTVVQLLSRFYEPTSGCITVAGEDVRTFDKSEWARVVSIVNQEPVLFSVSVGENIAYGLPDEDVSKEDVIKAAKAANAHDFIISLPQGYDTLVGERGGLLSGGQRQRIAIARALLKNAPILILDEATSALDAVSERLVQEALNHLMKGRTTLVIAHRLSTVQNAYQIAVCSEGRVAELGTHFELLAKNGQYASLVGTQRLAFFE, from the exons ATGGCTTCTTCTGCAACACTGTTTCTGCATTACCCTCTTCGTCTTCTTCTCCATTCTCCTCTTTCTACCAAAATTACCAAACCACCCCTCTTACCGCGACCCCTTCTTTTCCCTCGCCCCCTCCACTCGCGCTTCCTCCTCCCTCCGCCACGCGCCTACGTTGCCGCGCTCGCATCCGACCCGAATTTCGGAGACCCGGATCCGAAGCTTTTCGGGTCGGGTTCGGAGAAGGCAAAACCGCAAAACGTGATCACGTGGAGCCTCCTCTGCTCGCTTCTCATGAACCACAAACTGCGCCTGCTTCTCGTGGCCGCCACGCTCTTCGCCAGCTCCACCTGTACCCTATCCATGCCCCTCTTTTCCG GACGGTTTTTTGAAGTTCTAATTGGAGCTAGACCTGAACCGTTGTGGAAGCTGCTAACTCAAATTGGACTTCTGTATGCCTTGGAGCCACTTGCAACTATCATTTTTGTTATAAACATGAACATAGTGTGGGAGAAAATTATGTCGACATTAAGAGCTCAGATCTTCGGAAGAATATTGATTCAAAAG ATTGAGTTTTTTGACAAATACAAG GTTGGTGAACTCACAGGTTTGTTAACATCTGATTTGGATTCTCTTAAAAATATTGTCAGTGAGAATGTCTCAAGGGATCGCGGATTCAGGGCATTATCTGAG GTCATTGGAACCATATTcatacttttttctttatcacCGCAACTGGCACCTATTCTAGGTGTTCTGATGCTCTCAGTTTCCATTTCAATAG CTATCTACAAGAGATCTACATTGCCAGTTTTTAAAGCACATGGGATGGTCCAAGCATCTATATCTGACTGTGTGACTGAAACGTTTTCTGCCATTCGAACA GTAAGATCCTTTGGTGGTGAAAAGCGCCAAATGTTCTCTTTTGCTAATCAG GTTCTATCTTTCCAATCAAGTGGGATAAAGCTTGGGACTTTCAAATCTGTAAATGAATCTTTAACTAGagttgcagtttatatttctttaatagCATTATACTGTCTTGGAGGAAGCAAGGTTAAAGCG GGTGAACTCTCTGTTGGAACCATGGCATCTTTTATTGGATATACTTTCACTTTAACATTTGCT GTTCAAGGACTGGTTAATACTTTTGGAGATCTTCGTGGAACTTTTGCTGCTGTTGAGAGGATCAACTCTGTTTTTTCTGGAGTTCAAGTTGACGATGCCCTGGCTTATGGCTTAGAAAGAGAACTGAGACAAAAAACAGTGGATGATGAAAACTATAAATGGGTCTTGTCCAATATTTCTACCGAGAAtaaccaaaaaaattattttcactttATGTCAGCTCTTAAAACATCAAGCAATTTATTCAGCTTAGCTTGGTCCGGAGATATTTGCCTTGAAG ATGTATATTTCTCTTATCCATTAAGGCCGGATGTGGAAATCTTACGTGGCTTAAATTTAAGACTAAAATGTGGAACTGTAACTGCACTGGTGGGTCCAAGTGGTGCAGGGAAAAGTACAGTAGTCCAGCTATTGTCTCGTTTTTATGAG CCAACAAGTGGCTGTATAACGGTTGCAGGAGAGGATGTCCGAACATTTGACAAGAGTGAATGGGCCCGGGTTGTCTCTATTGTAAATCAA gAGCCTGTTTTGTTTTCGGTGTCTGTTGGAGAAAACATTGCATATGGGCTTCCAGATGAAGATGTCTCTAAAGAAGATGTCATTAAGGCAGCAAAAGCTGCAAATGCTCATGACTTTATAATTTCACTACCACAG GGCTATGATACACTTGTTGGTGAGCGTGGAGGCCTATTGAGTGGAGGACAGAGACAG AGAATTGCTATAGCCCGCGCTCTCCTAAAGAATGCTCCCATCCTTATACTTGATGAG GCTACCAGTGCCCTGGATGCTGTGAGTGAGCGCTTGGTCCAGGAAGCTCTCAACCATTTGATGAAGGGAAGAACCACATTAGTAATAGCCCACCGATTAAGCACAGTCCAAAATGCATATCAAATTGCAGTGTGTTCTGAGGGGAGGGTTGCAGAATTAGGCACTCATTTTGAACTATTGGCTAAGAATGGCCAATATGCTTCACTGGTTGGCACACAAAGGCTTGccttttttgaataa
- the LOC114181853 gene encoding LOW QUALITY PROTEIN: calcium-dependent protein kinase 26 (The sequence of the model RefSeq protein was modified relative to this genomic sequence to represent the inferred CDS: inserted 1 base in 1 codon; deleted 1 base in 1 codon), translating to MAVAKSDSNSEPCTSYNCYKVAALTETILETSQVSNLKDRYILGEQLGWGQFGVIRACSDKLSGEVLACKSIAKDRLVTSDDLRSVKLEIEIMARLSGHPNVVDLKAVYEEEDFVHLVMELCAGGELFHRLEKHGWFSESEARVIFRHLMQVVLYCHENGVVHRDLKPENILLATRSSSSPIKLADFGLATYIKPGQSLHGLVGSPFYIAPEVLAGAYNQAADVWSAGVILYILLSGTPPFWGKTKSRIFEAVKAASLKFPLEPWDRISESAKDLIRGMLCTDPSRRLTAQEVLDHCWMESNQTNQEQLSENQIQSCEQWDVGGSSFSASFMSGIRTLALALALLLVMLNXPTFTCRSSFSSFLEEPVTPCVLSAGFSFKSVGDSSGLEFSSPIPSMLSFSFLSPSPVVEHKSCKLECSANMSDVDAIAGEASLGKLLLLQDSQLCIEHDAKETNRKSAEAKRSIGMNGHKVLGIHSKRNRTIGLGECEQLDFVVTESVIRWSSCTQLPTSLRSSLVC from the exons ATGGCTGTTGCCAAGAGCGACAGCAACTCTGAACCTTGTACTTCATACAATTGTTACAAAGTAGCAGCCTTGACTGAGACCATATTAGAGACAAGTCAAGTCTCTAATCTAAAAGATCGGTACATTCTCGGCGAGCAATTGGGTTGGGGACAGTTTGGTGTCATAAGGGCATGTTCTGACAAGTTATCAGGAGAGGTTTTGGCCTGCAAATCAATTGCTAAAGATAGGTTGGTTACTTCGGATGATTTGAGGAGTGTCAAGCTTGAGATAGAGATAATGGCTAGGCTATCTGGTCACCCCAATGTTGTGGATCTCAAAGCAGTTTATGAAGAGGAAGACTTTGTTCACTTGGTGATGGAGCTTTGTGCTGGAGGAGAGCTTTTCCATCGATTAGAGAAGCATGGATGGTTTTCAGAATCTGAAGCCAGGGTTATTTTCAGGCACCTTATGCAGGTGGTTTTGTATTGTCATGAAAACGGGGTTGTTCATAGAGATTTGAAGCCAGAGAACATTCTCTTAGCAACAAGATCGTCCTCATCTCCTATTAAATTGGCAGATTTTGGTCTAGCAACATACATCAAGCCTG GTCAAAGTTTGCACGGTTTAGTTGGGAGTCCTTTCTACATAGCTCCAGAGGTATTAGCTGGTGCTTATAACCAGGCTGCTGATGTGTGGAGTGCAGGTGTAATTCTTTACATTCTGTTGAGTGGGACTCCTCCGTTTTGGGGGAAGACTAAATCACGGATTTTTGAAGCTGTTAAAGCTGCTTCTCTCAAGTTTCCATTGGAACCTTGGGATCGCATTTCTGAATCAGCTAAGGATTTGATCAGGGGAATGTTGTGTACAGACCCTTCCCGTAGACTCACTGCCCAAGAGGTTTTAG ATCATTGCTGGATGGAAAGCAACCAAACAAATCAAGAACAACTAAGTGAAAATCAAATCCAAAGTTGCGAACAATGGGATGTTGGTGGCAGCTCATTCTCAGCTTCTTTCATGTCT GGAATCAGGACATTAGCTTTGGCGCTGGCTCTCCTACTTGTGATGCTCA CACCTACTTTCACATGCAGatcatcattttcttcttttttggaaGAACCAGTAACACCATGTGTGCTATCTGCTGGGTTTTCATTCAAGAGTGTAGGCGATTCCTCTGGTTTGGAATTCTCTTCTCCTATTCCCTCCATGCTTAGCTTTTCATTCCTCAGTCCCTCTCCTGTCGTTGAACACAAGAGTTGTAAATTAGAGTGTTCAGCTAACATGTCAGATGTAGATGCAATTGCTGGAG AAGCTAGCTTGGGAAAGTTACTTTTGCTACAAGATTCTCAACTTTGCATTGAACATGATGCTAAAGAAACAAATCGCAAGTCTGCAGAGGCTAAAAGGTCAATTGGAATGAATGGACACAAAGTACTGGGAATCCACAGCAAGAGAAACAGGACAATTGGTCTTGGTGAGTGTGAGCAACTTGACTTTGTAGTGACTGAATCAGTCATTCGTTGGTCATCCTGCACTCAGCTACCTACATCTTTGAGATCATCTCTCGTTTGCTAA
- the LOC114182337 gene encoding uncharacterized protein LOC114182337, translated as MSCKINSITSPVLCKLCTEKPKHRGRNTILFSFSSSGKQQKSISTSTRIENPASEAYTVSFKTEKGCKLAISRYPDFEYDAEGGMGTGVAAKVTESGSANNDLHVSFDLESLYIPPLTSSTAKFLGLPLPPFLKIDVVPEALHGSINQESGKVDLDFKAKFLFSAGSFYKAPPLLVKTVLTSEETKGSMKSGRGMRLDKEGKCRLVGVATVDPINDFFMNSFLGLPTECLAELKAVISISSSS; from the exons ATGAGTTGCAAGATAAACTCCATAACTTCACCAGTACTGTGCAAATTGTGCACCGAAAAACCAAAGCATAGAGGAAGAAACACCatcttattttccttttcctcaAGTGGGAAACAGCAGAAAAGCATTTCCACCAGCACAAGGATTGAAAATCCAGCATCAGAGGCTTACACTGTCAGTTTCAAGACAGAAAAGGGTTGCAAGCTTGCAATTTCAAGGTACCCTGACTTTGAATATGATGCAGAGGGTGGAATGGGAACTGGGGTTGCTGCAAAGGTTACAGAGAGTGGTTCAGCCAACAATGATCTTCATGTTTCATTTGATCTTGAAAGTTTGTATATTCCACCATTGACAAGTTCTACTGCCAAGTTTCTTGGATTGCCATTGCCACCATTTTTGAAGATTGATGTAGTTCCAGAAGCATTACATGGAAGTATTAACCAAGAATCTGGCAAG gtTGATCTTGATTTCAAGGCCaagtttttgttttctgctGGTAGTTTCTATAAGGCTCCTCCACTGTTGGTGAAGACAGTGTTAACATCTGAAGAAACAAAAGGCAGTATGAAGAGTGGAAGAGGAATGAGATTGGATAAAGAGGGAAAGTGCAGACTGGTTGGTGTAGCAACAGTTGACCCTATCAATGATTTCTTTATGAATTCCTTCCTTGGCCTCCCAACTGAGTGCCTTGCAGAGTTAAAGGCTGTGATCTCCATTTCTTCGTCATCTTAA